Within Pseudomonas cichorii, the genomic segment AATGGAAAACTTGTAGTCCTCGGCGTATCAAAAGCGGTGACAGAAGTAAGCCCCCACTGCAGAATCAGACCTCCAAGCCAGCTGGGTAAAGCGACGTACCCATTCTCACCGAGGCTGATGGCAAAGCCTTTACGAAGCTTCTTGGGGGTGACGAATGTAGCGTCATCCGTTCCGGCATTTACCTCCGCCTGGGTGGCAACCCTGGCCAGTCCCCAATTGATTTCCGTGGCCTGTACCGCAAGCGCTTTTAGTGCAGCGATATCGATATTCCCCTGGTTAGTCGGCGCACTCCAGGCCTTGATGCACCACATGACCGCAACGTTTCGACCGCGTGTTTCGGAGCCCACTCTAGGCTCTCCATTCACACCGTCAGTCACGAAAGCACCTGTCAGGTTGCGCGGGCGGGAACCCTGTGTTGCTGTCCCCATTGCAAAGCCAAGGCCAATGGTACCGCTCCCTCCATCATCGTTCCCCAGATTCCCACCCAAGTGTCTCATTGACTCCTGACGGAAACCCTGAAGACTGTCGGCCTGAAAACTACCCAGCCCCCGTCCACTATCAACACCGCGTCCATGGTCCCAACCTCGCAGAAACTCACCACGCGATTCAGGAAGACGGAAGTAACCCGCAGGATCACC encodes:
- a CDS encoding phage tail protein, giving the protein MDYPKSVPSVGLVNGKFVDENTVSGAPGSLISASWGNAVTDELLAVIRAAQIDPKEDDLDQLLEAIRYIVQNDAYTKGRVYNKEEIDALLKKNNVVPIGMMVPFPKADVPPGYLEVDGSLQSIAAYPELAAYLGTGYNKAGDPAGYFRLPESRGEFLRGWDHGRGVDSGRGLGSFQADSLQGFRQESMRHLGGNLGNDDGGSGTIGLGFAMGTATQGSRPRNLTGAFVTDGVNGEPRVGSETRGRNVAVMWCIKAWSAPTNQGNIDIAALKALAVQATEINWGLARVATQAEVNAGTDDATFVTPKKLRKGFAISLGENGYVALPSWLGGLILQWGLTSVTAFDTPRTTSFPLQFPSACLCAIPQAFNPASNEGIDSGPQVSSVSATSFSCFIQNYMGGASAPIGFYWFAIGY